A single region of the Manihot esculenta cultivar AM560-2 chromosome 12, M.esculenta_v8, whole genome shotgun sequence genome encodes:
- the LOC110628898 gene encoding OVARIAN TUMOR DOMAIN-containing deubiquitinating enzyme 4 isoform X3 has protein sequence MPKSDSTALGIPGDGRCLFRSVVHGACLRSGKPSPSESLEKELADELRAKVADEFIKRRRDTEWFLEDDFDTYVGQMRQPHVWGGEPELLMSSHVLKLVAGYLLFQTSESCEVSVILLSKFCYMLTKSYMELLLVLLHFGFYLIALKARQSSVNVLVQNLYL, from the exons ATGCCAAAATCTGACTCAACTGCGCTTG GGATACCTGGAGATGGAAGGTGTTTGTTTCGGTCTGTGGTTCATGGAGCTTGTCTCAGGTCAGGTAAACCATCTCCAAGCGAGAGCCTTGAGAAAGAACTAGCAGATGAGCTACGAGCTAAG GTGGCAGATGAATTTATTAAAAGGCGCAGGGATACTGAATG GTTTCTTGAAGATGATTTTGACACCTATGTTGGACAAATGAGACAGCCCCATGTCTGGGGAGGGGAGCCTGAGCTGCTTATGTCCTCGCATGTTCTAAAGTTAGTTGCTGGTTATCTACTCTTTCAAACATCAGAAAGTTGTGAAGTCTCTGTTATTCTCCTTTCTAAGTTTTGCTACATGCTAACTAAAAGTTATATGGAACTGCTATTAGTTTTGCTGCATTTTGGATTTTACTTAATTGCCTTGAAAGCTAGACAATCCTCGGTCAATGTACTTGTTCAGAATCTGTACTTGTAA
- the LOC110628898 gene encoding OVARIAN TUMOR DOMAIN-containing deubiquitinating enzyme 4 isoform X1: MPKSDSTALGNDSVQFQKIWIPGDGRCLFRSVVHGACLRSGKPSPSESLEKELADELRAKVADEFIKRRRDTEWFLEDDFDTYVGQMRQPHVWGGEPELLMSSHVLKLVAGYLLFQTSESCEVSVILLSKFCYMLTKSYMELLLVLLHFGFYLIALKARQSSVNVLVQNLYL, from the exons ATGCCAAAATCTGACTCAACTGCGCTTGGTAACGACTCGGTTCAGTTTCAAAAAATTT GGATACCTGGAGATGGAAGGTGTTTGTTTCGGTCTGTGGTTCATGGAGCTTGTCTCAGGTCAGGTAAACCATCTCCAAGCGAGAGCCTTGAGAAAGAACTAGCAGATGAGCTACGAGCTAAG GTGGCAGATGAATTTATTAAAAGGCGCAGGGATACTGAATG GTTTCTTGAAGATGATTTTGACACCTATGTTGGACAAATGAGACAGCCCCATGTCTGGGGAGGGGAGCCTGAGCTGCTTATGTCCTCGCATGTTCTAAAGTTAGTTGCTGGTTATCTACTCTTTCAAACATCAGAAAGTTGTGAAGTCTCTGTTATTCTCCTTTCTAAGTTTTGCTACATGCTAACTAAAAGTTATATGGAACTGCTATTAGTTTTGCTGCATTTTGGATTTTACTTAATTGCCTTGAAAGCTAGACAATCCTCGGTCAATGTACTTGTTCAGAATCTGTACTTGTAA
- the LOC110628898 gene encoding OVARIAN TUMOR DOMAIN-containing deubiquitinating enzyme 4 isoform X2: MPKSDSTALGNDSVQFQKIWIPGDGRCLFRSVVHGACLRSGKPSPSESLEKELADELRAKVADEFIKRRRDTEWFLEDDFDTYVGQMRQPHVWGGEPELLMSSHVLKMPITVYMRDRNSSSLKIIAEYGQEYGKENPIRVLYHGYGHYDALQTQIASSQSNQCKKR, encoded by the exons ATGCCAAAATCTGACTCAACTGCGCTTGGTAACGACTCGGTTCAGTTTCAAAAAATTT GGATACCTGGAGATGGAAGGTGTTTGTTTCGGTCTGTGGTTCATGGAGCTTGTCTCAGGTCAGGTAAACCATCTCCAAGCGAGAGCCTTGAGAAAGAACTAGCAGATGAGCTACGAGCTAAG GTGGCAGATGAATTTATTAAAAGGCGCAGGGATACTGAATG GTTTCTTGAAGATGATTTTGACACCTATGTTGGACAAATGAGACAGCCCCATGTCTGGGGAGGGGAGCCTGAGCTGCTTATGTCCTCGCATGTTCTAAA GATGCCAATCACAGTATATATGAGGGACAGAAATTCTAGTAGCCTAAAAATTATTGCTGAATATGGTCAAGAGTATGGCAAGGAAAATCCCATCCGGGTATTGTACCATGGGTATGGCCACTATGATGCATTGCAGACTCAGATTGCTAGTTCACAATCCAACCA GTGCAAGAAAAGATGA
- the LOC110628898 gene encoding OVARIAN TUMOR DOMAIN-containing deubiquitinating enzyme 4 isoform X4 has translation MDYGLGIPGDGRCLFRSVVHGACLRSGKPSPSESLEKELADELRAKVADEFIKRRRDTEWFLEDDFDTYVGQMRQPHVWGGEPELLMSSHVLKLVAGYLLFQTSESCEVSVILLSKFCYMLTKSYMELLLVLLHFGFYLIALKARQSSVNVLVQNLYL, from the exons ATGGATTATGGCCTGG GGATACCTGGAGATGGAAGGTGTTTGTTTCGGTCTGTGGTTCATGGAGCTTGTCTCAGGTCAGGTAAACCATCTCCAAGCGAGAGCCTTGAGAAAGAACTAGCAGATGAGCTACGAGCTAAG GTGGCAGATGAATTTATTAAAAGGCGCAGGGATACTGAATG GTTTCTTGAAGATGATTTTGACACCTATGTTGGACAAATGAGACAGCCCCATGTCTGGGGAGGGGAGCCTGAGCTGCTTATGTCCTCGCATGTTCTAAAGTTAGTTGCTGGTTATCTACTCTTTCAAACATCAGAAAGTTGTGAAGTCTCTGTTATTCTCCTTTCTAAGTTTTGCTACATGCTAACTAAAAGTTATATGGAACTGCTATTAGTTTTGCTGCATTTTGGATTTTACTTAATTGCCTTGAAAGCTAGACAATCCTCGGTCAATGTACTTGTTCAGAATCTGTACTTGTAA
- the LOC110628900 gene encoding uncharacterized protein LOC110628900, translating into MVLGLKSKNRKGTLVQVDYLIHIQGIKPWPPSQSLKSAESVLLQWENGNQNSGSFTSNVGDGKIEFNENFRLPVMLYRETTRNGTSCDSLLKKHLELSLYELRKDGAMKGKLLGSAVINLADYGNIKDSITISSQIKFKKSSKSTVQPVLYGSIQPVDRYNSSLSKEVTPDKDVSEGNDKENEIASFTDDDIDDNVSSHSSRAVSSFAFESSKCSPAQEEKNIPGSVNKDTRRANVEPTLSLGVRPSNPEVNSMAEAFKYLNGASSTPSSSSLSSKLQNHENDIGAKVVLTHNCTQLDKNSNHVGLHVYQTNQEADRKGCNDDKCGLEMAKTSIVHVGLVEDKPKKEQEDNGQNEGLKNHALEVEQFVGMLPQEAMKKQANLRSNTLASSGRSNGVQGNTRGDKLKHLKSVQLQFNAAENDECFNKIQFRKKAEKIVHENFQKGGLNSIPSEKKKKEIDVAGEPKVDASFAPSDREQRESSFSGFKVELESEVEILKEELMEAAVLEHGIYSVVAEHGSSTNKVHAPARHLSRFYLHAWKASSRAKRASAARAIISGLVLTSKACGSDVPRLTFWLSNSIVLRAIVSQVVEKLEIAAAPSINTNGSQKRRQEASPLKDEETDKSKSSDEWEKHQTFVVALERVEAWIFSRIVESVWWQTLTPHMQPSAMKGLNSKKTHAQRSGLGDKEHENFAIDLWKKAFQDAFERLCPIRAGGHECGCLPVLARLIMEQLVRRLDVGMFNAILRESADEMPTDPISDPISDPMVLPIPAGKSTFGAGAQLKNAVGNWSRWLTDLFGIDDNDSLEDLNKHDSNKIECDTSLKAFHLLNTLSDLMMLPFEMLADRSARKEVCPIFGTRIIKRVLNNFVPDEFNPDPIPEAVFKSLDSEELTEDGEESITIFPCMAAPASYSPPPAASLTKIIGEVKKQTMQRTGSAVLKKSYTSDDELDEFDSPLNSIIIDNSRICAPTASNWMPKSNGGRKVVRYQLLRQLWNDGE; encoded by the exons ATGGTTCTAGGTCTAAAATCAAAGAACCGAAAAGGGACTTTAGTACAGGTTGATTACCTCATTCATATTCAAGGAATCAAGCCTTGGCCCCCATCTCAGTCTCTGAAATCTGCAGAATCTGTATTGCTTCAATGGGAGAATGGTAACCAGAATTCTGGATCTTTCACTTCCAATGTTGGTGATgggaaaattgaatttaatgaaaatttcaGGCTTCCAGTTATGTTATACAGGGAAACAACCAGAAATGGCACTTCTTGTGACAGTTTATTAAAGAAACACTTGGAGTTAAGCTTGTATGAACTTCGGAAAGATGGGGCAATGAAAGGTAAACTCTTGGGATCAGCTGTTATAAACCTCGCAGATTATGGAAATATCAAAGATTCCATAACCATAAGCTCTCAGATCAAATTCAAGAAGAGTTCTAAGAGTACAGTGCAGCCTGTTCTTTATGGTAGTATCCAACCAGTTGATAGATATAACTCCAGCTTGTCTAAAGAAGTAACACCGGACAAGGATGTAAGTGAAGGGAATGATAAGGAAAATGAGATAGCCTCATTCACTGATGATGATATTGATGATAATGTTTCCTCACATTCATCAAGGGCTGtttcatcttttgcttttgaATCTAGTAAATGTTCACCAGCTCAGGAAGAAAAG AATATACCAGGATCAGTAAACAAGGATACAAGGAGGGCCAATGTGGAGCCTACTCTGTCCTTAGGTGTGAGACCTTCAAACCCAGAGGTGAATTCTATGGCTGAAGCTTTCAAATATCTAAATGGAGCTTCCTCCACTCCATCATCATCAAGCTTATCATCTAAGTTGCAGAATCATGAAAATGATATTGGGGCCAAAGTTGTGTTGACCCATAATTGTACTCAGCTGGATAAGAACTCAAACCATGTAGGCCTTCATGTGTATCAAACCAATCAAGAGGCTGACAGAAAAGGTTGTAATGATGATAAGTGTGGACTAGAAATGGCTAAAACTAGCATTGTACATGTTGGTCTTGTGGAAGATAAACCGAAAAAGGAGCAGGAAGATAATGGACAGAATGAGGGGTTGAAGAACCATGCATTAGAGGTGGAACAATTTGTTGGAATGCTACCTCAAGAAGCTATGAAAAAGCAAGCTAATTTAAGGAGTAACACCCTTGCATCCAGTGGGAGGTCAAATGGAGTGCAGGGCAATACACGCGGGGATAAATTAAAGCATTTGAAGTCTGTTCAGCTACAGTTTAATGCAGCTGAAAATGATGAATGCTTCAACAAGATCCAGTTCAGGAAGAAGGCAGAGAAAATCGttcatgaaaattttcaaaaaggTGGTTTAAATTCCATACCAagtgaaaaaaagaagaaggaaatTGATGTTGCTGGAGAACCCAAAGTTGATGCAAGTTTTGCACCGAGTGATAGAGAACAAAGAGAAAGCAGCTTTTCTGGATTTAAAGTTGAATTGGAGTCTGAAGTCGAAATCCTCAAGGAAGAGCTGATGGAGGCTGCTGTTCTTGAGCATGGGATTTACTCAGTTGTTGCTGAACATGGGAGTTCCACAAACAAAGTTCATGCTCCAGCAAGGCACCTTTCCAGGTTCTATCTTCATGCTTGGAAGGCAAGTTCACGGGCTAAGAGGGCAAGTGCTGCTAGAGCTATCATCTCAGGATTGGTTTTGACTTCTAAAGCATGTGGAAGTGATGTTCCTAG GTTAACTTTTTGGCTGTCAAATTCAATTGTGCTGAGAGCAATTGTAAGTCAGGTTGTTGAGAAATTAGAGATTGCAGCAGCACCTTCCATCAATACAAACGGAAGTCAAAAGCGCAGGCAGGAGGCCTCACCTTTGAAAGATGAGGAAACTGATAAATCAAAAAGTTCTGATGAGTGGGAGAAACATCAAACATTTGTAGTAGCACTGGAAAGAGTTGAAGCTTGGATCTTCTCACGAATTGTTGAGTCAGTTTGGTGGCAG ACTCTGACTCCTCATATGCAGCCCTCAGCCATGAAGGGCTTAAATTCAAAGAAGACGCATGCTCAGAGGTCCGGATTGGGGGACAAAGAACATGAGAATTTTGCTATTGATCTATGGAAGAAAGCCTTTCAGGATGCATTTGAAAGGCTGTGTCCTATTCGAGCTGGGGGCCATGAATGTGGTTGCTTGCCTGTGCTGGCTAGACTG ATAATGGAGCAGCTCGTGCGTAGATTAGATGTGGGCATGTTCAATGCCATTCTTCGTGAATCAGCAGATGAGATGCCAACAGATCCTATTTCTGACCCCATAAGTGATCCAATGGTCCTCCCAATACCAGCTGGAAAATCAACCTTTGGGGCTGGCGCACAATTGAAAAATGCT GTAGGAAACTGGTCTAGATGGCTCACAGATTTATTTGGAATTGATGATAATGACTCTCTGGAAGATTTGAATAAACATGATAGCAACAAGATAGAATGTGATACTTCATTGAAGGCTTTCCACCTCCTTAATACGTTGAGTGACCTCATGATGCTTCCATTTGAAATGCTTGCAGATAGATCAGCAAGAAAAGAG GTATGTCCTATATTTGGCACACGGATCATCAAAAGGGTTCTTAACAATTTTGTCCCAGATGAATTCAACCCAGATCCTATCCCAGAGGCAGTTTTCAAGTCCCTGGATTCTGAG GAACTTACTGAAGATGGGGAGGAGTCTATCACAATCTTTCCATGCATGGCCGCTCCCGCCAGTTATTCACCACCTCCAGCAGCTTCACTAACAAAGATTATAGGGGAAGTGAAAAAACAAACAATGCAAAGGACTGGATCAGCAGTGCTTAAAAAATCTTACACTAGTGATGATGAACTTGATGAGTTTGATTCACCTTTAAATTCCATTATCATTGACAATTCCAGGATCTGTGCTCCAACAGCATCAAATTGGATGCCAAAAAGTAATGGAGGCAGGAAAGTTGTTAGATATCAACTCCTTAGACAATTATGGAACGATGGTGAATAG